The nucleotide window CGGCGCCCCGGTGCCTGGACCGGCGATTATGACATAGAGAGAACCTATCATGGGCAGGGGGAGTCGATGGGCGAACATATAGAGATAACCAAGATATCGAGCCGGGGCCAGGTGGTCATACCTAAAGAGATCCGGGAACACCTGGGTTGGGAGGCAGGGGACCATCTGGCCGTGGAACTGGATGGAGAAACCGTCATTCTGCGGCGCCTGCAGTTGGAAAGCCTGCGGCCGGAGAGAAGACGGCCGTTGAAGGTAGGTTTAATCAAATAACCTCGACTGCCGCCATTCTTTGGCCTCATTTTCAGTAATGCGCATTCCTGACAGGATGGTTGTTAGGTCCCACATGCTTCCAAAGGTGGCTATGGCTATATTATACCACGGTTGGCCAGCGAAATTTTTAAAGATTGGGAAGCCGTTCCCCAAGGGGGGGCGGTTTATTTTTTTTGGAGGAATTTTACCCAACCTGCAGGAATTTGGCAAAACGTGTTGAATTAATATCGAAAATGCCAAGGTAAAATTTTCTTACTCCGGGCGTCAAGGGCAAGCTCCCCGAAAGGGGATGCGCGCAAAGCCATGGGTCTAAGGTCCGTGTCGCGCGGGGGTGGCGGTCCGGCAGGGCCTTTAACCTCCGGCGGACGGGCTATGACAGCCAGGCCGCCGTTCCCGGTTTGTGGAGTTGCCCGCCGGACGGGCTTTTCTTATAGGACCAAAGTCCCAGGGGTATTTTA belongs to Moorella humiferrea and includes:
- a CDS encoding AbrB/MazE/SpoVT family DNA-binding domain-containing protein, with the translated sequence MGEHIEITKISSRGQVVIPKEIREHLGWEAGDHLAVELDGETVILRRLQLESLRPERRRPLKVGLIK